In the Hirundo rustica isolate bHirRus1 chromosome 2, bHirRus1.pri.v3, whole genome shotgun sequence genome, ttattgatgctgtagttgttgttgtttgtttggcctgttatatttactagtaaagaactgttattcctttccccatagctcggcacaaaaaaacacctttaattttctaaattataacaACTTgaggggaggggattggaattcccccaTCCCGAAagaggccccacccctccctaaCAGATAcctctttcaaaccaagacaggagGAAATAATACCTTACCTGAGTAAGCACAGGCTTGTGCTCTGCTGTTGATATTCCTTGGCCACAGAACAACCACAGACAAGTCGTTCTAACCGAGGAGCGTGTGGGCAGCTCCCACAGGGTACTGGCTACTTCCACAcctgcctggccctgccttTAGCTCCAGCTGCACCAAGAACTTCCCACACAAGCACTGCTTCTGTTTGACTGTGACAATCAGGAGCAGGGTTGACTGGAGTTAAGTAAGAGGAACTGAATGGAGTGCAGGTTGAaggcagagaagggaagggagagagagggaagaagaatAGCTGACAGAAGAAAgtggagaggaaagaagagTTCAAAGCAGAGGGAGGCCTGGAGTAGCAAGGACACAAAGCTGGATGAATAAACGGACAGTATCTGAGAAGGAGAGGAGGGCAAAGCTAGGAAGCAGAGGAGCGAATGAGTGAGAAGTGATCACCCTGCCTGGTTCAGCACCCTTGAGGTGGAGAGCAGgtcctgtgtgtgcagggacaagtttgtgctcagctccctcagcagcttCACCACTGTGTTCACTCTCTGCACAGTAGTATGTGCCAGAGTCATTGAGAAAGGCACGTTCTATTGTGAGGGTGATACTGTCTCCTTTGATGTCGCTGCTCTTGAAATGGCTCTCAAATCCCTTCTCCACTTCTGCATTACCACCTACAATGGCAGTAACCAGTAGGGTCAAACTGGAATTCTTCTCTGAAGGCCGCATGAACCAGTACATAGCTGTGTTGGAGGATTTCTTCTGGGAACATTCCAGATTCACGGACTGGCCTTCCTTTATCACCATGTCTGGAGACTGTTCCAGGGCTAccactggaaaggaaaagaaggagcaGTGAGAAggaataaatgggaaaaatttgAACTAGGCACCATGGGTTGGTAGGGAAAGGGTGAAAAGAAAGAGGGCAGCTAAAGGAGCAGTTCAAAGCATGGGACAGCTCTTGAAATCAGCAAGTGAATTTCCAATCTCTCTTCAACAGGCAATTGCATTCCTGGGCGAGATGGTGCCAAAACCAGACCCCATGTAGGGGCTGCACAAAGAATGACGAAGAGACAGCCATTGCAGACGATTCCGGGATTCCTGCCCACCACATTCCTTGCTtatcctcagcacaggaagctcTGCAGAAGGAAGCACTGCCAGGACCTGGCTAcaaagctgggagagcagcagcaggatcagtGGAGGTGCTCAGGGCTGCATTGAGTTCACTTACCCAGAGGGGCCAGCACGGCCACAAGGAAACAGCAGGGAACCATGGGGATAAAGCCTCTTCCCTCTCAGCAACCTGCCTCTTGTAGCTGCCCAAAGATATGTGAAGAGGCAGCAGTGAGTGAGGCTGAGATAACTCGGGGTGGGGCTGGCCAGGAAATGTCAGAAGGCATTGGCTGGCTGGGAACCCTGGGGAATGACACAAACAATGGcaggaaagcagaagctgtGCACAGATGCAGCAGGTGGAAGGGGCAGGCTGGGCATgggtgggtggggagggaaggagggggttGTAAGGACAGAACTGTGCTGAGGTTTCACAGGAGACTGAGTGTGTGCAAGGCAGAGGAATGCCCCCCCTCTGCTTCTGAGACCCTTGGGAGATGGAGGAATGAGGGATAATGGTCACACAGAGATGCCTTGAATTTCCCACACACTTTCCCTGTCTTCCCCAGACACGGCTGATTCAGTCCCTGCCTGGCCACCCCACGTCCCACCCAGCTGTGGGACGGCTCTTTTTCTCTGTGCCCCACAGTGAGCACAGCAAACAACATCAGtgagagggaggcaggagcccaaagacagcacagcagcccaAGCACTTGTGAGGGCTCTGATGGACATTGCAGTGAGAGcggcaggagaggaagggaaagacctgggaagagctgagggaCAGTCAATGGCCTGGCatgggaagagagaaaggatcGAGTGtggcctgcagggacagccatGAGGGTGACCAGGTGCTGAGGATGGGGTCAGGGTGACCTCTCCTTGATGACAGGAAATAGGTGAAGTACCTCCAGAGATGGCTTCTCCCTGGCCCCCGGGGCCTTGCTGGGGAGCCCCGGGTATCTGAGACTGGTGCTGCCTGTGGCACAAGGGCTTTGGGAGGTTTGGCTCCATGGGCACAGTTCATTTGGCAAATGCAGGGATAtctttccatttcctcctttttttcctctgtttgtaTCTCATCCTGTAAGTTTTACCTTTCTTCCCATcccaccaggggaaggaggTAGTGAGAGAGTGGCTGTAACACCTCGTGCCTGACTGGGCTGAAACCACAACAGCCTGAGCACTGGAGAGCATCTCCAtgtccccacagctctggcatgagctgcagctcccctgacCAAGCCACCACTTCACACTCCTGTAAGGaatttccatcttctcttcttGATGCATTATGACAATTTATGTGAGGATTCCCCTGGGCCTTTGCACTCTGTTTTAAACTTGAATTCAAGTGGAATAAGCAAGGCATGGCAGCCCTTGTGTcttgcagcaagcagcagagaaggtGCTTGGAAACGCCAACAACCCCTGCTGAAAACTCCACTCAgactccttcctcctgctccttgtcCTGGTCAGCAGGGACATTCCACGGCCAAGCTGGGCAGTCTCCCGCTGTGGACAGGGACAATTGTCACACATCAGAGTGTGCAGGTCACAGGGCAGTGGTGTAACTTGGAGCCCCATGTGCACAGCAGAGTGGCCATTCCCTGGAGAGCAGTGGGGCCAAGGAGCAGTGGGCCTTGTCCTTCCAGCTGGTGGAGAGGGAAAGTGATGTGTGAACTATTGCACATCCTGCTTCCCCCGCCAGGAGTTGATGTAACAGactgaaaggaaggagagatggATGAGGAAGGGAATGGGGAATAGGAAAGAGGAAGGGACTTGGTGTGCGAGGACAGGGAGGAAATGTTAGGGGGACAGACAGAAGGACATGAAAAGAGGGACGTGAGAAGCATTCTGTGAATGTCAGAGAAATGAGCAGAGACAGTgaggacaagaagaaaggagagtCAAAAGCTGATTGAGAGAtgggaaagaacagaaaagcagctaGAGACCATGCAGAagacagacagatggacagacagagagacagacacCATCTTTCCTGAAAAGATGGAGGGCAAGTGAAGAAAACACGGTTTTGTCAAACCCAAGGCCCAGTGTGTGCTGGTGGCAGATCCCTGTTTGcctggaatggtttgtgctGTGCCGCAGCAGCCTTTGAGTCACTGTGGATCTTGTTCAGCACAGAAATATGTGCCTGTGTCATTGAGCAGGACATGCTGTATCCTCACAGATAAATGGTTGTTCTTAGTCCCATCACTCTGGAAGCGATTTTTGAATTCCTCCTCAATGTCTGCTTTGCTCCCTTCCACTGAATATACAACCAGCTGCATCCCGGCATCCTTCTCCATGGGTACCCTGTACCAGTACATGGACCTGATCACATTCCTCGATCCAGAACATTCCAGAGTCACGGTGTCTCCCACCCGGACAACTGTATCTGGTGATTGCTGAATGGCCCAGCCTGGaaagacaggagaagaaaagtgGGAAGTGAAATGTATTGAAGAGGAGCAAAATGCACATCCTTGAAGGTTGTCATAGGATGGAATGGCACCAGGATTTCAGAAAATTTTGGGAGAGCGCTTTCTTGCTTCtctaaaaaagaaacacagtatCCAAAATGCCCAAAGAAACCCGCTTCAAATGCAACAGTCAatctgttttgagaaagaagGACTTTGATACTCTCAAGTGAAGTATTAAAAACAGGACAGGACAAAATGAATTTGCAGCTTTACAGAGTTTTCCAATTCATTGGGTGGTGGAAAAGCTCTCCTGGTTCATTGCCCATCCTCCCCCTGGAAGCCTTGGGGCAGGGGCACTGCCAGCAATGGGGAGCAcagctgaggaggcagcagcagctccagtgcagctgctgccgAGGAAGGGAAGCCCACTTacccacagggagcaggatgGCCCCAAGGAAGCGGTGGAACTCCATGGAGAAAGGCCCCCTCCTTCCAGCAACCTGCCCCTGCTGACAGCACCGACAGGGAGATGTGTAAGACGGGGAGGTGGAGAGGAGGAGATGCGTCTCTGtgtggctgggcaggggagTGGGAGGCAGTCTGAAATGTGCCAGGGCAGTTGTCTGTCCGGGAACGGTGGGGAATGACACCTGCAGGCAGTCAGGAAGTGcttgtgctctgctcctctggcttcctgctgtgtgtgagcgtggctgtgcaggaggagctgggagtgcaGTAGGTGGCAGAGCTCAGTGCTAGCAAGGGAACCTGCAGGGTGGGAAGCACCTGGAGTGCCCCTTGCAGGCCTGTGCTGGGCACGGGTGGGTGTTATGAAGgacagaatcacggaatgggTCAGCTGAGAAGGGACCTCACAGGGTCACTgctccaacctccctgctcaagcagagtcatcccagagcacaagGCACAGGCTTGTATCCAGATGTTTCTGGAATTTCTCCAGAGACAGAGCCTCCAGAACTCCTCTGGGTAACCTGCTGCAATGCTCAGTCACCAACACAGCAAAGCTCTTGCCTCAGATTCAGCTGGATCTTCCTGCAATTAattttctgcccattgcctcttgtcctagTGCAGGGCATCCCAGTGAAGAACCTGGATCTACCTCATGGCACCTTCTCTTTAGATACGTGTGGACATTGATGAGGTGACTGTGGGGAACAGTTTGTGGGACATTAGGAATGGGGCTGTGGCCAAGCCTCATCTCTAATGTGTTGCATCTGTGTTGGACGGGTGAACAGCGCTGAAGGACAAGGAGCATGGAATGCTGAGGTGTATTGTCCAATCACCAAAGAATAAAGCAGCACACAGGTGTTCTGCATGTGAGAAACAGGGTATAAAAGTTTGTACTGGGGAATAATAAAGTGCTGATGCTTGTCACTGTTACCTGTATCAGTTGTGTGTCCGTCATCAGTGGCCACTTAGTTGtttcttctcaaggctgaacaggccaAGACCCCTCAGCCTTTGTTCACCAAAGAGGTGCTCCACTCTATTCATCACCTTTCTTCAGCTCTCCTGGACattctccaggagctccatgtctctcttgtactgaaGAGCCCAGAACAGGACACtgcactccagatgtgcctgACTAGGGCTGACTGGAgaggcaggatcacctccctcagcctgctggcaatgctcttcctgaGGAAACCCATGACAACATTGCCTTCTTGGCCAGCAGGACAcacagctggctcatggacagcttctTGTCCACCACGACTCCCATTTCcgtctctgcagagctgcttcccagcaggtcAGCCCCCAGCTTGTGCCACTGCCTCAGGTTATTCCTCCCCACGTGCAGaaccctgcatttgcctttgctgcATTTCAGAGGGTTCCTCTCAGCACATCTCCCCAACCTGTTGAGGTccctctgaagggctgcacagcactcTGGGGTATCAGAAATTCCTCCTAACTTGGTGTTATCAGTGAACTTGAAAAGGAGACAATCTACCCCTTCATCTGAATCACTGATGAACAGAATGCTGTAACGTGTAGGAAATTTCTGTTATCTGCTCCACTTGCTAACCTAACCTGTAATCTAAATAATGTGTTTGCTGAAGATAAACTGTATGTGCATCAAGGCATGAAAGGCAGGTGGATCTTTCCCCAGACACCACTCTGCTTTCCCCCCATGAGTTactaagagactaaatactgatgcttagagagtgcttgacccacacaaaagaagtggccaacggtgggggaagatcacttaagtttgtgggaggaaaaagcacagtgctccaggagctgagtgtTTTTTCGTGCTCTGGGCATAGGAGAGGCAGGGTCGGGCAGCTGTTTGCTGCGTGTAGattccactgttaatggagggtgTGGacctgggaattctaccaccatccgTCATCcgctcgtgtgcccaggaattcggaagcccttcacctgccctgctggagctgggccagcgCCATCCAGCCatcacggcttcttcagcactgctcacttaGCCAGGACACCCCCTTGCCTGCCTGGACACCCCCGTTTGCCTGCTAGGGACAACCCGcagtttccagccatcagctccAGAGTGTGCCAcagttccagcttggtgctcttgggaaGGGGTtcaagggatcagactgccctgggctttgtgaaacgGAGGAAATAATACCTTACCCAAGTAAGCACAGGCTTGTGCTCTGCTGTTGATATTCCTTGGCCACAGAACAACCACAGACAAGTCGTTCTAACCGAGGAGCGTGTGGGCAGCTCCCACAGGGTACTGGCTACTTCCACAcctgcctggccctgccttTAGCTACAGGTGCACCAAGAACTTCCCACACAAGCACTGCTCCTGTTTGACTGTGACTATCGTGAGCAGGGTTGACTGGAGTTAAGTAAGAGGAACTGAATGGAGTGCAGGTTGAaggcagagaagggaagggagagagagggaagaagaatAGCTGACAGAAGAAAGTGTAGAGGAAAGAAGAGTTCAAAGCAGAGGGAGGCCTGGAGTAGCAAGGACACAAAGCTGGACAAAGAAACTGACAGTATCTGAGAAGGAGAGGAGGGCAAAGCTAGGAAGCAGAGGAGCGAATGAGTGAGAAGTGATCACCCTGCCTGGTTCAGCACCCTTAAGTGGAGAGCAGgtcctgtgtgtgcagggacaagtttgtgctcagctccctcagcagcttCACCACTGTGTTCACCCTCTGCACAGTAGTATGTGCCAGAGTCATTGAGAAAGGCACGTTCTATTGTGAGGGTGATACTGTCTCCTTTGATGTCGCTGCTCTTGAAATGGCTCTCAAATCCCTTCTCCACTGCTGCATTGCCACGTACAATGGCAGTAACCAGTAGGGTCAAACTGGAATTCTTCCCTGAAGGCCGCATGAACCAGTACATAACTGTGTAGGAGGATTTCTTCTGGGAACATTCCAGATTCACGGACTGGCCTTCTTTTATCACCATGTCTGGAGACTGTTCCAGGGCTAccactggaaaggaaaagaaggagcaGTGAGAAggaataaatgggaaaaattttGAACTAGGCACCATGGGTTGGTATGGAAAGGGTGAAAAGAAAGAGGGCAGCTAAAGGAGCAGTTCGAAGCATGGGACAGCTCTTGAAATCAGCAAGTGAATTTCCAAACTCTTTCAACAGGCAATTGCATTCCTGGGCAGTTTGTTTCCACAACCAGAACCCATGTAGGGGCTGCACAAAGAATGACAAAGAGACAGCCAATGCAGAAGATTCCAGGATTCCTGCCCATCACATTCCCCGCTtatcctcagcacaggaagctcTGCAGAAGGAAGCACTGCCAGGACCTGGCTAcaaagctgggagagcagcagcaggatcagtGGAGGTGCTCAGGTCTGCATTGAGTTCACTTACCCAGAggggccagcacagccacaagGAAACAGCAGGGAACCATGGGGATAAAGCCCCTTCCCTCTCAGCAACCTGCCTCTTGTAGCTGCCCAAAGATATGTGAAGAGGCAGCAGTGAGTGAGGCTGAGACATCTCGGGGTGGGGCTGGCCAGGAAATGTCAGAAGGCATTGGCTGGCTGGGAACCCTGGGGAATGACACAAACGATGGcaggaaagcagaagctgtGCACAGATGCAGCAGGTGGAAGGGGCAGGCTGGGCATgggtgggtggggagggaaggagggggttGTAAGGACAGAACTGGGCTGAGGTTGCACAGGGGGACTGAGTGTGTGCAAGGCAGAGCAATGCTCCCCTTCTGCTTCTGAGACCCTTGGGAGATGGAGGAATGAGGGATAATGGTCACACAGAGATGCCTTGAATTTCCCACACACTTTCCCTGTCTTCCCCAGACACGGCTGATTCAGTCCCTGCCTGGCCACCCCACGTCCCACCCAGCTGTGGGACGGCTCTTTTTCTCTGTGCCCCACGGTGAGCACAGCAAACAACATCAGtgagagggaggcaggagcccaaagacagcacagcagcccaAGCACTTGTGAGGGCTCTGATGGACATTGCAGTGAGAGcggcaggagaggaagggaaagacctgggaagagctgagggaCAGTGAATGGCCTGGCACgggaagagagaaaggatcGAGTGtggcctgcagggacagccatGAGGGTGACCAGGTGCTGAGGATGGGATCAGGGTGACCTCTCCTTGGTGACAGGAAATAGGTGAAGTACCTCCAGAGATGGCTTCTCCCTGGCCCCCGGGGCCTTGCTGGGGAGCCCCGGGTATCTGAGACTGGTGCTGCCTGTGGCACAAGGGCTTTGGGAGGTTTGGCTCCATGGGCTCAGTTCATTTGGCAAATGCAGGGATTGCTttccatttcctcctttttttcctctgtttgtaTCTCATCCTGTAAGTTTTACCTTTCTTCCCATcccaccaggggaaggaggTAGTGAGAGAGTGGCTGTAACGCCTCGTGCCTGACTGGGCTGAAACCACAACAGCCTGAGCACTGGAGAGCAT is a window encoding:
- the LOC120748380 gene encoding immunoglobulin superfamily member 3-like, with the protein product MVPCCFLVAVLAPLVVALEQSPDMVIKEGQSVNLECSQKKSSNTAMYWFMRPSEKNSSLTLLVTAIVGGNAEVEKGFESHFKSSDIKGDSITLTIERAFLNDSGTYYCAESEHSGWAIQQSPDTVLRVGDTVTLECSGSGKVIWSMSWYRVPMEKDAGMQLVVYSVEGSKADIEEEFKNRFQSDGTKNNHLSVRIQHVLLNDTGTYFCAEQDPQ
- the LOC120748381 gene encoding immunoglobulin superfamily member 3-like translates to MVPCCFLVAVLAPLVVALEQSPDMVIKEGQSVNLECSQKKSSYTVMYWFMRPSGKNSSLTLLVTAIVRGNAAVEKGFESHFKSSDIKGDSITLTIERAFLNDSGTYYCAEGEHSGWAIQQSPDTVVRVGDTVTLECSGSRNVIRSMYWYRVPMEKDAGMQLVVYSVEGSKADIEEEFKNRFQSDGTKNNHLSVRIQHVLLNDTGTYFCAEQDPQ